The sequence CACGAGATGGGGCACTACGTCATGGACCATCTCTGGCAGGGCATCGGGTTGCTGATCCTCTTTCTCCTGTTCACGTCGTGGCTGGTCAGCAGGACGATTCACCGGGTTATCGCCCGCTTCAGCAGTCGGTTCAGGTTCGACCGCCTCTCGGATATCGCCTCACTGCCGCTGGTCCTTATTTTTCTGCTGGTTATCTCCTTTGTGGCCCAGCCGGTTACGAACGGGTTCGGAAGGTACGTCGAATCTCAGGCCGACAAGTACGCCATGGACATCACGGGCGTCTCCGGCGAGACGGCCGCCGTGGCTTTTGACAAGCTGGCGGTCTATAATCTGTCGGACCCCGACCCACCTTCCTTCATAGAGTTCTGGTTCTACAATCACCCGTCGCTGAAAAAACGGATGGAGTTTGTCCGGAACTACCGTCCGTGAAGCCTCGGGCAGTCCGGCAATACATCGGTCGGTCGCGGCCGGCCAGATCCGCGTCCGCACTCCCGAATCTGACTTGAACTCTTAAGGAGAAAGTGTATATTTAGCCGACGTATGTGAAATTCGTAACAAGCTGGGAGGGTGTGCGATGGACTTCCGTATAGAGACGGATTCAATGGGGGAAATCAAGGTTCAGGCGGACCGGTACTGGGGTGCTCAGACCCAGCGGTCGCTGCATCATTTCAAAATCGGCGGTGAGAGAATGCCCCGGGAGCTAATCCGGGCCATGGGGATTCTCAAGAAGGCGGCGGTGCTGGTAAACCACGACCTGGGACTCCTGCCGAAGGACAAGGCTGACCTGATCGTCAAGGCGGCCGACGAGGTCATAGAGGGTAAACTGGACGATCACTTTCCGCTGGTCATCTGGCAGACCGGTTCCGGCACCCAGACCAACATGAACAGCAACGAGGTGATTTCCAACCGGGCGATTGAGCTTGCCGGCGGCGAGATGGGATCCAAGAAGCCGATCCATCCCAACGATGACGTCAACAAGGCGCAGTCGTCGAACGACACGTTCCCGACCGGGATGCACATCGCGGCGGTCGAGGAGATTCATGGCCGGCTGATCCCGATGGTCACGCGGCTGCGGGACACGCTGGCACGGAAGGCCAACGAGTTCAACAACATTATCAAAATCGGCCGGACGCACCTGATGGACGCCACCCCGCTGACGCTTGGCCAGGAGTTCTCGGGCTACGTGCAGATGTTGACGAACGCATTGGCGAGAGTCGATGATTGCCTCAAGCGGCTTTACCCGCTGGCTCTCGGGGGGACGGCGGTCGGCACCGGGCTTAACACGCACCCGGATTTTGCCGTGAAGTCGGCAGCCACGATTGCCGAACTGACCGGCAAGCCGTTTGTGACCGCGCCGAACAAGTATGAATCCCTGGCCGCTCACGATGCGCTCGTCGAGACATCGGGCGTGCTCAAGACAATTGCCTGTTCCCTGATGAAAATCGCCAACGACATTCGCTGGCTTGCGTCCGGGCCACGGTGCGGTATCGGTGAGATAACGATACCGGCCAACGAGCCGGGGTCATCGATCATGCCGGGCAAGGTTAATCCGACCCAGACCGAGGCCATGACGATGGTGTGTGCGCAGGTGATCGGGAACGACGTCTCGGTGAACGTCGGCGGGTCGTCCGGGAATTTCGAGCTGAACGTGTTTAAGCCGGTGATTATCTACAACGTGCTGCAGTCGATCAGGCTTCTTGCCGATGCGTGCGAGATGTTCAACGAGCACTGTGCGGCGGGCATCGAGCCGAACGAGACGAACATAAAGAAGAACCTGACCAACTCGCTCATGCTCGTGACGGCCTTGAACCCTCACATCGGGTATGACAATGCCGCCAAAGTGGCCAAGACGGCCCACGCGGATAACTCGACTCTCAAAGAGGCCGCGGTGAAACTTGGCATCCTCACCGCAGAGGAGTTTGACGACAAGGTTCGTCCGGAGAACATGATCGGGCCGAACCTCGGCAAGAAGTGAACACCCCGACCCGTCGGGGCGGCCGGTCATCCGGCCCCGCACAAACATAAAAGCGAAAGGCGGAAAATCCTGTTTCCGCCTTTCGCCGCTTAAGAGGTACATTGCACGTGCCCCCGTTTGGAGGGCGACACGTCTTTAACCGCTCCGGCGCTCGAATTGTTTCCGCAGACTCCCCGCATCCGGGGAAATCTTCGCCCGTGCGATCTTTCACGCGCTTTTCCGCCTGACGCAGCCCGGGGTCGCGCCATGGCCCGGCGAGCGGCTACTCCTTCACCGGCAGGACGTGAATGGCTTTGATGACGAGTTGCACCTCGTCACCGATTTTCAGATCGAGATGTTCGACGGACTCAACGGTCAGGACCGAGGCCATCTGTGCGGGCATCGCAACGTCGAACTTGACCAGCGACATAACGTCGCCCTTCTTGATTGACTTGACCCTGGCCGTGACCTTGTTTCTGGCTCCGTATTTCACGCGTTTTTTCCCTTTCTGCCGGCGCTGACGACTTTGCCGTGACGGCTCGCGCCGGCAGTATACAGGGGGACGGACGTAAATACAACCTTGTCCGACACATACAGTGCGGATATATTCGGCCCATGCAAACGGCCCTGCACATCGCGGCCCTTGTCGGTGAGCTTCAACGCGACATAATCGATGCGTCCGTTTCGTCCACCGAGTTTTACAAAAAGCAGCGGGCCGCCTATTTCTTTTTCCGACGGCCGCGATCGCATCTGGCCCTGGGTTTTGTCTATCACCCTGCCGGGTGGGGGTGTTTTGTAGCGCCGGCCTCCAAGATACGACTTGAGACGGCAGAAAAGCCGTGGCCCGTGTTCGGGCTTGATGGTGCCGTTGTAGTCGGCGTTGAACAGTTCGGCCTTGATCGGATATTCAGGATAGACGTCACGTTGGAGGGACGCAGGCTGGCGGTGGTTTTTGAGGCTGTGGGGCCCAATGGAAATCTATGGCTGCTTGACGACGAGGGCGGACGGCGCGCTACCCTCCGCAAACGCGAGTTCGACCCCGGAACTCCGTACGATGTGCCGGCCGTTCCCCCGGGGCGCCTGAACCCGCTGGAAATCACCGGTCAACTCCTGCGCAGCGCTGCAGGCCGCGCCGCCGCCGGCCAGTCACCGGTGGCCTTCACCGAGAAACGCATCGCCAGCTTCAATCAGACTATGGCGAAAGAAGCGCTCAAGCGGTCAGACATAACGGCCGGGTCGCTCGGCGACGTTTCACCTGACGAATTTGACAACCTGGCCCGGACTGTCCGCCAACTGGCCCGGACCTTTATGACAGCCCGCGATGGATATCTTTATGGCGTGAACGAGAGGCTGGAAGCCTATCCCTTCAAGCTCTCATTCGTCGAACAGACGCCCGAGAAGTTCAGGACACTCTCGCTGGCGATCCTGAATATGACAGTACAGCGGCAATCTGTAGCCGGAGCCGAGGTCGAGAAAAAAGCTGTGCTTTCCGCCGTCGAGCGCGCTATCGGGAAACTGGAGCGGCGGCTGGAGAAGCTTGAACATGACATCAACCGGGCGTCGGACTACGAGCAGGACCGTGTTATCGGCGAACTGCTGCAGGTCAACCGGCAGCAACTGCGCAAGGGTATGACCACCATCGCGCTTGACGATGTTTTCGTCGACCCGCCGTCCCGGGTAGAGATAGCGCTGAACCCCGCTCAGTCACCCGGGGGAAACATCGAGGCGTACTTCAAAAAATACCGCAAGGGCCGGGAGGGGCTTGAGCTGCTGGTGCGGCGACGGGAGATATCCGGCGACGAACTCGAGCAGTTACAGGTTATAGGGGCTGATCTCGAACGGGATTTCGAGGCTGCTCGGGAGAGATACCAGAGTGAGATATCCGGCCTGCTGCCCGGCGTCGCGCGAAAAACGCCGCTCC comes from Acidobacteriota bacterium and encodes:
- the fumC gene encoding class II fumarate hydratase, which produces MDFRIETDSMGEIKVQADRYWGAQTQRSLHHFKIGGERMPRELIRAMGILKKAAVLVNHDLGLLPKDKADLIVKAADEVIEGKLDDHFPLVIWQTGSGTQTNMNSNEVISNRAIELAGGEMGSKKPIHPNDDVNKAQSSNDTFPTGMHIAAVEEIHGRLIPMVTRLRDTLARKANEFNNIIKIGRTHLMDATPLTLGQEFSGYVQMLTNALARVDDCLKRLYPLALGGTAVGTGLNTHPDFAVKSAATIAELTGKPFVTAPNKYESLAAHDALVETSGVLKTIACSLMKIANDIRWLASGPRCGIGEITIPANEPGSSIMPGKVNPTQTEAMTMVCAQVIGNDVSVNVGGSSGNFELNVFKPVIIYNVLQSIRLLADACEMFNEHCAAGIEPNETNIKKNLTNSLMLVTALNPHIGYDNAAKVAKTAHADNSTLKEAAVKLGILTAEEFDDKVRPENMIGPNLGKK
- a CDS encoding TOBE domain-containing protein; amino-acid sequence: MKYGARNKVTARVKSIKKGDVMSLVKFDVAMPAQMASVLTVESVEHLDLKIGDEVQLVIKAIHVLPVKE
- a CDS encoding NFACT RNA binding domain-containing protein, which gives rise to MQTALHIAALVGELQRDIIDASVSSTEFYKKQRAAYFFFRRPRSHLALGFVYHPAGWGCFVAPASKIRLETAEKPWPVFGLDGAVVVGVEQFGLDRIFRIDVTLEGRRLAVVFEAVGPNGNLWLLDDEGGRRATLRKREFDPGTPYDVPAVPPGRLNPLEITGQLLRSAAGRAAAGQSPVAFTEKRIASFNQTMAKEALKRSDITAGSLGDVSPDEFDNLARTVRQLARTFMTARDGYLYGVNERLEAYPFKLSFVEQTPEKFRTLSLAILNMTVQRQSVAGAEVEKKAVLSAVERAIGKLERRLEKLEHDINRASDYEQDRVIGELLQVNRQQLRKGMTTIALDDVFVDPPSRVEIALNPAQSPGGNIEAYFKKYRKGREGLELLVRRREISGDELEQLQVIGADLERDFEAARERYQSEISGLLPGVARKTPLRPRLPYREHTLSTGLRILVGREGTDNDRTTFEFAKPYELWFHTQQCPGSHVVMKFPNKSFDPSRREIEEAAAAAAFYSKAKNDSLVPVIYTQRRFVRKPRGVKPGLVTVEREKSIMVAPRKPD